The genomic DNA ggggggggggtaattgTCATTGACCAACAGCGCGGTggtatatttttcaaatttaagggTGTACATGGCGTTATTTTTAGAGATGAGCAAGGgttttccatgtttttcttcaaaaattgtcCAATCACTCGGACACAAAAGCTCACCCCTACAGGGAATAAATAAGGCCATGTGAGAGTGAACTGTAACACACTACTTTTAAATGTTTTCGTCGCCAACATAGACAGTGCACATACCGGTATATCACTTTTGCCTTCGGACTGTTTCTTGTCACAGAGCTGGCGAAGATGATTCTGAAAGACAACAGAACTGAAGTTATAATTGTTCAGGGAGCATTATCGCAGTTCGTCTAAAAGATCAACACGTTCCTGTAAGCAGATAGCGTGGGTTAACAACCCGCTTCAGGAAATGAGTGCGATACTCTACACTAAAAATAACACTACCATCGACTTTGAAATTTGAGGAACTTTTTGTGGTTTTCAAGAATTTCCTTAGAATCTCTCCCGTGCCAAATAAGACGGTTTTTGTGAAGTACCgttatttttttgtgtggatAACATACACTGTTTTGGATAGGGAAACAATTTAACATGGGGAATTTACTTGAACAGGGTTGGTTTCTAGAAGTGTCCTAAAGATTTTTGTTAAGGGTTGTTGCCAAAAATTAGTCTGCGATTTCAGGTATTGTTATTGCATCAACGACTGGAACCCTACCAAATTCACCAGTTGGAAGGGAAAACGGAAAGCTCTCTCTCCGAGAAAAAAATGTAGGCAATCGCTCGGGATGGTGTTACTTTACGATACACTGAAAAATAAGTCATCAACCTACCATTTTGTCTTGGAGTCGTTTGTTCTGCTTCTTTAATGTTGCATTGTCTGCCATTCCTTTTACTACAGCTGGAGTGAGAGACACCTACAGAACAGTGTTTCCCAGATTGAATCAATTTTGCAGTCAACATAGTTCACAGGACATGATTCCTGTTTAAGTCTGTAGTGAAATCAGCCTGAAAAACTTAAGGTAGTATTGAGTTCATACTCACGTTTTTCTTTAGTGTTTCTGCTCTCATAATTGCTTTGGTATCTTTTCCTTTCTTGGCAGTTTTGTTGACCGGTTTCTTGTCGACCACTTGCTTTCCCCAGAGTTGTATAATGACCTCCTTGTTTTTCAGAAACTGGATTAACTGAAAAGTAATTACGAGAAGTGATGTGACTATTTTAATCTCACTTTCCCTACCAAAGAAATCAATGTGACCAATAAAAAGGGCTAGAGTGGTACAGTAAGAATAACAGGTAAGGAATCACACTGCGCTCGCTACGagcgctgcgagctccgctactACTTTCTCAGATTTCCGTCATCGGAAAATTATGCTTACATGAATATCAGACTGTCATTCTACTCCGAATATAGTGTACCATTTTGGCTAACCAGTCCCAGAAGTTTCGAAATGACAGCAATCTTCTGCAACCGCATTACATCATGGCATCCCTTATCCGAGTAATTTTAACTTCTCCGTCTATGGTAAAGATGACACCTTTGTGTGTGAGCTTGTAAACGAAAGCTACTTTCTGTATTTCTTGTGGTACAGTTTATTATGCTGTACAAGGTGGCTCTAACTTTAAAGTCAGTTCATGAAACCCTAAAATGAACGGTACAGAGAAGCACTTTCAAATGGTACATTGTACCTATAAAACTGTTTGGTTCTCGAGTTTCAAAAGTGGAATTGAAAGAGGAAGCATTCAGTTTGAAGCTCCTAAAACTTTGAGTTACCTTCGGTGGAACTCTCTCAAAACTGAAAGTTCTTTCGTAGTTAAATTCGGGATTCCTTGTTCCAGATTTTACTTCCGTCTTAAGATCCGCTTCAAGGTACATGGAATATTTACAGTACACGTCCTGTTTTGAGAAAAAGAGAGTCTTGATATCGTTTAAAGGCAGCAGTCATATATAAAAAGTGGTGAAATACAAAAACACCGAAGTGTTATTAATCGTCTCACGATGAAGTAACTTCTGATGTGGTTCACGATGTTTCGACTACATCCTACTTGCATTCTTCAACCGGTGAGGTCCAGTAGTTATGGGTCACATTTTAaggaattttccctttttccccgcgaagtttttaaacttttaattacCAGTTCCCATTAAATCTCTCTGATGTCACCCTTTGTCTAATCTAAGCAGTAAAAACGGAAATCAATACTTAGATCTTACCGTGTAGCGCTTTGGAATTCCCTTTGCACTCTGCACTCGCACCACAAACACAAGCTTTCTACCTTCCTGTAGAAGAGAAACACGTACTGTCACATTTCAAATTTCCTCAGCTGTTCACCCCAGGAGCTTAATGTCAAATCTTTTGAGAATCCTCTTTTCTTGCATGAGTTATCAATTCCTTACAACGGCCGTTTTTATGctctcgagacgactttaacgtcttagacaactttaacgcTATCGATGACTGAAGATCGGTGGgtgagaaaaacagaaaagacTAAGTAATGCACCAAGGCGGAAGAAAGATGGTTAAGAGTTAAGAATTTAGAAAGATTTACCAGTTGACTAGGATCGTCAATAAAGATGTCATCTTCTTCTGtgatttcttttccattttcgtTTAAAGGAACGACTTCTACCTACGGGAAAAGACACAGATATGCCAAGTTCAAAGTTGCTGAAGAGGCCATAGACGCCATGTTGAAGGCAAGGGGATCGGGttggaataaaaaagaaagcgGGACAGTACTTACATTAAGATAGCCCAgttcttttcctttataatCAGTGATACTTAGCTGTTCTCTCATATCAAGCTGAAAGGGAAACAAGAAGAAATCAAGACATGTTTGCCTTAAAACGAAAAATCAGACGTTTGGAAAACATGAGAAGCTTCTGAAAACGAATTGAGGCAATGTTTAATAATGATTTAAGTAACTTGAGTGACAAGTGCACGGCATTCAGTAATCTAAAAGACGGTATAAAAATCTTCTTGGTCCGGCCATGTCCTCGTCTATCGTCAATCGGTCACTTTATCAACTTTGATGCGATTCAATCAAGTTGTAACGAAAATAAATGGAAGGGTGAAAATAAGAAGCAAGGCAGGAGACTCCGAGGTATTTTTTTGATTTAGGCTTTACGgctacagaaaaataaaaacgtgTTATAGGAAAAAAGCAACCGAACAAACGACACTCATCTAGCTATTACTGAACTAAAATTTTCGAGACAATAATAAGCTAAAGGGAACCAGGATAATtaaaaataagggaaaataACACAGATCATTACAGCAAACAATTAGGGCATGCTTACCACATATCCCAGACTCTGCATAGGAACAGCCACACAGCCAATCAGACTCTCGACATCCGGGCTTTCAGTAAAAGGATCTTTCTCGTCTTCGAGCTGCCAATCATCGCCGTCTTCGAAATTTTCGTACATTTCGTCCATGACGTATTTCCTGTTGATAAACTTGGCTTTTGGCCAGAGGTATTCGACGCCAGTTTGTAAGTCCCGCATGACTACGTATGGCTagcacgcaaaaaaaaaaataaaacatcatGCATTGCGAATTCCTTGTTGCATAATGTTAGAATTCAAGATGAGTTTATCGTGTGAAGCGGACAACATAAACGGTGTCACACTGTTATACACAAATTGACAAAATAACACAAAGAGAATGTACCTCGGGTCTTCCTTCGGGGAGTCCGCGAGCCTTGGCAGAGACAACGGAGACTTCAAACGAAACCTGGAAAATAAGGGAAAGAGATCAGACTCATGACGATTTCTTAGAGGCTCCTTTGGACAAATGTAGCCACACAGTATTACATGCATTGTAAGATACAAAATGGAGATTCTTTTTTAGTACCTTCTTATCCAACTCTTGACTGATGGCATTTGCTTCATTTACCATCGGCATCAGATCTGCCAGATCTTCTCGTAACAACATTGCTTCTGAATATATGAAGGCAACAGGGAGTGAATTTCTAAAGCTGGAAATGTTTCCTTCGATTGACGATGAACAGCCAACTAATTGGCTGATgaacgactgactgactgactaacagcCGACCGACTAACTGATAAACTGACTGATTTACTGACTGAATGAAGGAGTAACTGACATCCGGACCGACTGTCTAACTGACTGACCGAGTAACTTACAAACCAGCTGACCACCCAAccgactgactggttgactgaccgACTCACTGACTGATCAACTGACATTACATTTCACTGTCAAATGGACTGACTGGTTCATCCACCGAAATCAACAGCTACTCAACTCAACATCTTCTTCACCTTTTGACTCCTGATCATCCACGTCAAGTCCGGCGTTCTTGGCGATTTCCTCCTGCGCCATTTCATATGTTATGTCCGCCTGCTTCAAAGAAGACGACTGCGCCTCAGCAGGATGATGAAAGACATAAAGGTGACTTGTGCCAAACATAACTCTACAGACACACCCAAAAAAACACATGTAAGACGCAGGGAAATTAAAGTCAGAGTCAGGTTCCGTTGTCAAATTATTCCATGCCCGTCTCACACCTAATAGTTCCGGCATCACCTGCGTGTAAAGGTGTGCGAGGTTGAGCTTTCTCGGGTGCTCTTAATACTGGAAGGATTGTGACTATTTTGAACTATCGTCTTCATTGTCTAGCGCTGAACACTCCATTGCATTTTTTGAACAGTTCTGACCGGTGcacacctacccttcccctacCCCAAAATTAACAATGACTTGTTACCAGTTGTTAGGGGAGTTAGGTTGGTTAGAGGTTTATGGGAAGGGCGGgcgcgcagttgctcagatataCTGACATTGACCCCTGCAGCTCGTATTACGATCGTAAATTCTGCAAACATATCCCATCATTGTAGCGGGTGGTTACCTGTCCAGATGGTGAAGTTCTTCTTCTTCGTCATCATCAACCGGTTCTCCATTGACGAGGACTTTAGCTTCGCCAAAGGTTTTGATTGTGATCTTTTTAGAAccttcatttttaatttcacagtGTTGCTTCAGGATgctaaacaaataaaaacagccAAGACGGATACGGAAATAGGTAAAAATTAGGTAATTACATAATGAGAAATATTTATCGTAATTCGATGTCAATTACGAGTAGTCCTCCAGAAAAAGAAGGTACAAAAGATGTTGAAGATTTCTCCTCCCTAGGGATTTGAACCACGCCCTACTGTAATTTCTGGAACGAATCTCATTCTACTAAACCGGAGTGTTGAGAACTCGTGGAGGAGGAAAATGGACGGGCTCGGTTGTCGAGTAAAGAAAGCTGATATCCGACAAGGTTTAAAGACAACTTACTTTAATCCATGAAGAACAATGTCTGCTGGCGGATCACCCTTTTTGTTGCCGACTTTAACGACTCCtagcatttgaaaagtaaaacaaattgAGATCACAGAAAGCAGAAAAGTGCCATAACCTTTATTCAAGATGACATAGCATACCTGATTTAACCATGTGCACAATCATTCCCGTCAGCTGGGGATCTGGGTTCAAGTTCCACAGATGAGGAGTTGACTGACgttctttcttttcagcttcTTTATCCTGATGGAAAACAGGTGAAACGCACAGGAAACACgtcagaaataaacaaaaattatcaatgtGCAgaacgaaaaaacaaatacgCAAATGTACTACTATTGAGAGGTATCATGCTCATAGAGTACTCTTCACGATTAATATTGTTGTCAAACCAAAACTAAGTAGTGAACTAAACCGCGAGtcagaaaaacgaaaaattcaGAAAGAGCTAAATAagaccacaaagaaaacaagcaaGCTTTCCCAAGAGTATGTGCGGGAAAACGCGTCGGGTACTCGCGTTTGGTTTTTTAACtatgcatctgattggttgaggaggTGGCTATTACAAAGTTTGTCAAAGTGAAATGGCTACCATCCTAGAACAGCGAAATGAAATCACGCCCGTTGATGCCCGTTGAGTTCCTATTAACTGTTGTACAGCAATACCTTTAGTTTGGTTTCACAACTCTGGTCAAAAAATTTTCTCTGTGTAACCACCAAGAAGGTAATCGCGGTGTCAAGAAGCCTGCTGGCATTTACGCAACAAAATTGTGGCCACAATGATTCGAATTAAACATTATTTGAATAATCTAATACAGAACAGTTAATGTTCCACCTTGATatcctttttattttcagcaacTCTATCATCCCAACTCTTATTCATGTCCTGTGTTTCCTGCTCTGTTTGTGCCATAGATGCTTTTATCTCCTCTTCAATCTGTTTCCTGAGTTCGGCCATTTCCTCTTCAGACAATCCTTCCTTCTCGccgtcatcatcgtcatcgtcggCTGATATCTTCACAGATTCGCCTGCTTGAGCTTTCTTTAACATTTCCATGAGtttgtcattttcttctttcaacTCCCTGATCAGTTTCTCTGTAGGATCCTCGTTGACTTTCGCCGATGTTTTGATCTGTTTAGCACGGTCAGCTGTCATAGAATTATGAAGTTGAATTTTGATATGTTCTACTGTTATGATCTATCAGAACACTCGTACACAATTAACGTTATAGAAATTTTGTTTCCACCGTTTTgcgtaattttaaaaatgatcacaaaattATTGTGGCATAGGAAGggaaaacttaatttttctcCAAGATTCTAAACAATGGCTAAAAAAGAGTCTTAGACTGGTGTCTTGAAATaagttctttgaaaaatgttgttggtgactgacgtttcgactatctgtgcgatagtcatcttcagagtcaagtgggagtagttgtcagtcgatgatgttataaggtctggtctgttgaacgtgattggtctgtttagccgtgatgtgattggctggaagactcgtgtagagtgttaacagtcattggtcggtttcgatccgtctgttgtttgtcggtctgtttgtcggttgttcacgtcgttaatgagtcgtttgtaaggtgctggtaattgttgacatctgttgagaggcgtctgttctaagttagtgaaccagctttccagagtcagtcgttgaaaatagttttactgtaggttaagcatttagcagagtcccagtcgattctgtgattagtttgtcggtgatgttcagaaatgtgattgtttgcatcgccatttctagttgcgtttaaaagttgttttgttaaacacaaaAAAGCCTATGCcgatcatctttttttttttttttgcacgaTTTTGCGCTCATAAATTAGTTTAAGTAGTAAGTTGAAGTAAGTATAcactctttatttaaagagggcAGCACTTTAAGAGCCAAAAGGCTAATAACCATGAGGTCCTATAAAAATCTCTTAATAAGAAAGACATCTAGGAAGACAGCATAAAACTCACCATATCTTAAGGGTTGAGAAGAGTTTCATCATAGTTTATGTCCGCAGGACTGATGGCAAAGCAATCTGATTTGATGAgatgtaaacttaatttttaaattaggACCTTTAGGTCCTTTAcacccctaacatcagtatgcatattctccacaactgttctctatacatttccaagaGGGCGAcgatggagaatttgtttaacaatcaagtaGGTGCTTGTCGGTGATCCTTCTCCTCTATCCACATGACTTTGTGTTTGATATCAGGTTTAATGGTAGTCACGGAGAAATTAGagtgctagtcactcttaggggctatGGGGTTACACCAgccaagtttgaaaatttaattgttcATTCCTTACCATCATGGTTTTACTGTTGGCCACCACAAGAgcgtttttcaaagttttgtcaAAACTGAATCTCTGAATGGAAcggtaaaatttgaaaacaaatacttGTAACTAGTGAATGAATAAAATTCTTGTTGATGATCAAAATGTATAACGATCTCTAAAGAGCATTACTGAATAAAATTATCATAGCTTTAACCTCTGACACATTTTCCCAGCGGCCTTGTCTACAAGAGCGGAAAGTTAATCAATGAGTTACCAGTTGAGAATTAATTAAGCTAGTTGCATATTAAGTCATTTGTTTGTCGCATGACATAGGATTGGAATAAGTTCTACTCTAAAAATGTCCCTGTTTCTGGTAACTAATTTAACATAAATTCATatctgaaaattaaagaataattttatATGAGGAGTCTTACAGTGCTTGAGACATCCCTTCTGGTGTGAGAAACCACTGACTTATAGCAATAAAACTTCCTGATATGCTCCAAAATTTCAATATGTTGTTCATGCCTCACCGCATATCCCACCTTTGAAACATCTTGCaaaccctccctccccccctccccctgttTCCATCAGCTTATAAGTTTGAGTTCATTACTGACCTGCAATAACATTTCCTAAACTAGACAATGACTGATTGATGGCAGCTCCTTCTTTCAGTCTATCTCCTGTTTCTCCAGTAGAATCTGCTCTCTCACTATGACAGCAAGATAATTTTGAATTGGCAATATTACTTACAGATAACATCATTGTTGGTACAGCAACATCTATGGGCCAACTCTTTTGGAGTCAGAGGTGTAggatttttttatcttcaaagaATCAGGATCAGTAAGGGAAAGGACCAGATCATATCTTGAGACAACCAAAAATTGTAAAGGATTCCTGAAGAGTTGATAAAACCTTGTCTCCAgtattttttcatataaaatTAGGGATTTCAGAGAAATTATGATTCATGAAGGGGACCTTTCTTTCCCTATATTTGTTTAGGTTTACTTTGCTTATATTGtcagtttaattcttttcaaaaaagcaaaacttaTGGCACTgctgtaaattaaaaactgcACATTATTCTACTTTTTATAAGGCAGATGAGATCTGTCTGCAGATATGAGCTGGCAAGACTAATAAGGTTGTAGCTTTTGATTTGCAGTGTTGGCAGATACCCACATAAAAAACTCTTGAAAGAATGCATACCCCATTTACTGGTAAGACCTTTGTACCTCACTTATTGGGTAAGTTATGAAACAGGCAAAATagtttcaaagacaaaaaaaaaaccactgacCTTCCAGCCAAGTCAACCAAGTTGATAAGAGATGTTTTAGCTGTCTCCTCCCCAGCCTCATTCTTCCTCTTTTGCACGAATTTCACACCAACTATAGTGTGTGCACGGCTGAAAAATTCACaagttcaaaattaaattaatttaaatcatgaatgaaaaatatGTAACCAGTATGATGGATTTTTTCATGAAGACAAAGTCCTGGGCTATACGAGTACCAAGAGCATTCTTCACCAGAGcaagaaatgataaatttttggcCACATGATGGGGATTTGGCAACAGTAAAAGTTTTCCATGGAAGGAATATTCAAAATTCCTCCCACAACAGATTTTTAGATTACATACCTGCTTGTTGCGTTCATGTTTTGTGGCTGCTACAGTCCTGTTTGTTGTTCCTTCCTCCATGCGCATTTCAATATCTTTGTATTCACTAACAGGCACAGTCTTCAGTCCGTCAGCATAGAATCCTTTTGAAGGATGTTGGCGCACCCGCAAGCCACCCTTATTGGTGGAAGGGTTCAAAAGGTCACGCACCTTCTCATTGTAGATTTCAAGCATACTGAAAAACACCTGCAATTTAACATCAACTGTGAGCAATATTTTACTCCTGAAGAGTTTGTTGATCTCTTAAATCTTTTGTATACATTATGTCAGAAGTCCTGAGATCAGTTATGGTATGACATCCATCCAGGCATGCTCTTGCATTACAGGGTTTTATTGACAAATAAATCCTGCTGTTGGCATTTCCAAGGAAAACACTTATGTGTCCTGCAGAAAAGTCAGCTCAGCAGCATCATACAAATAAGTACATAAATACATAAGTGGCAGCCTGATTGATGTCAAAGTAGCATTTGGTGGTCTCAGCACTACAACAGGTGCGGCAAAACTGGTTTCTTAAAATGGTGGTTACttaatttcctttaaaattcaGATAAACCACAAATTTGTGTAATATCTTTAGCCAAAATTCTAAGAAATTAAACAAGTACCTCAAATTGTGCCTCATCTCCTCCTTGCTTTTTCTCATCAattcctttgaaaatttcttcacaAAAGATTGGTACAATGCCTGTAATCAAATgtagaataattgttttggAATTAATTACTTCCCATACAGGGGCAATATTCTCCTTACTAAAGAGATGTAAACTACTAGACTTGACAATCAACCATTGTTCAGGATTCTACCTTTAAAGGACCTGTAAATAAGACAAATTGAATGTAATGAACTGGGAAAACAGTAGAATCAAAACTAGGTGAATTAAAGTGAGATGCTGTAAATGTTAAGTCAAtaacaccaaaaaaaatataataaaaaaaaaaaagcaaagcaaagaaagagagaaTGGACTGATGTTACCTTTGTTTGTACCATATCCAACATTGACCAAGATTTCCCTGAACCAGTCTGTCCATAGGCAAAGAGTGACGTGTTGAATCCTTCCCAAGCATTTTTTCAGAACTCCTTTACCAAGATCATTATACACTTTCATCTATAAAATCAATAGACAATCTCTTAGTCAAATGTGGCACAAAAGGTCTGAATATTAtttgaagccttttttttcccctaacTTTGTCAATCTCCCCTCCTctataacaaattttttttacaaattctgTGGCTGTCTGTGATTGTGTGATTGTGTTTAGAGTTTTGTGTGAGGAAAAAAGGATCAGACTTTGAGTGATGCTTTTTCTACAAAGAGTAGCTGAAATGAAGATCCACATCAATAGCACACCAAGACATCAATACTGAATCAAAGGGAAAATCCTTTTAAAAAAGGGTGTGGTCACAAGACCCCCTGCCATAAGTCTGTCCTTGCACCGCAAGGAAATGTCATAGTGAAAGAAGCAGTGTGACAGGCATATGCATGGGGTCAGGGGAACTGACTCTCCCATAACTTGAGGAATGATTCTGATTTCCACAGGTCATGATTTCCCAGCCTACTGGTAAGAAAGGAGCGCCGGCCTCCATCCTTGAGAGAATCACCCCATCAGTCTTCTCATAAGATCACACTTCtgacaaataattgttttctgTAGTACCTGATCAGCATATTTTGGATTGGTAGCTCCCAGGTAGCCGTTTGGTTTTTCTTCGAATCCGTCATGAGACCAATAACTGTAGTCGAACGTGAATTTTTTGGGTTCTTCACCAGGCTCTTCTGGATTTGTTAAGTACGTTGTTTGACCTTTCATTTCAACTATCAAAGTTGCATTTCGGGCCTTTTCACGTTTATTGTGTGAAGTGTTAAGGAAATCGCTAGCTCCAGCTTGAGGAAAGCTGTTAGATTGCTAATTTGTTGCTTATCACTAGCAGACTGTAGAGAAAAGTGCAGACGTTTTAACGGAGTTACAATGGTCTCCTTCGAGTGGATTACGACCCTGAGCGGCCAGCCTAGtaactttaaaataaatctCCGATCCTTTATTTAAACTTTAACTGGGTTGCGATATAAACACTGCAATCAAGAGGAATGGAAGTGTAGTGCTTCTGATATTTCCTCTTCCCTCGTTCAGTTGCAAATCTATTGTAGTCCATTATGACCTTGGTTCAGATTTCTCACCAGCGTCACACAATCCAAGATACTTGGTAAAACGTTGTACCTTGCTTTACCAGCTGTTTTTTAACGCTGGTCGTATTGTGCTTCAAACTTCACTTCACTGTGACTTTTGTTAATAAGAAGCAGTCTAAATGAAAATCGTTTAGAAAGTTTTGGTGAACAGCAAACCGTCAGAGACGGTAGATCAATATTATTCATGCCCTACTGTTGCgtacacgaaaaaaaaaacaagtgtgACGATTGTGCAAACATCTAGACATGAAAATTAGAACGTAATGAAATAAGATCATAATAACGTTCTAGTGGGCGAGGAAAAATTAATGTGGAGTGCCATATAAAATTTATACGGCCAATATAATAATCTAATATGGGATGTCAAACTATTCGAAAGGATAAACTAACAGCTACGTTGACACGTCCTACAACCAGATACACACAAACTTTGTCGCACTGGCTGCATTAGGACTAGCTGGATTATATCGTCGTTAAAAGGATATAAAAGGCCTCACTCTAACGGCCACCTTGACGTTTTCTGCTTCTCCGTCCGACATTTCTGCTGTAACAACCAAGCGTCACGTCTCTATGTCAAATGAAGAATCAAAACTACTGATGTCTTTCCGCGAAGCAAATCGATCAAATGTAACTTGTCGAGTAGATAGTTAAAGAAACTGGAAATTTCCTCGAAGTAAACAAGGTACGAAATTGAGTTTGGGTAATTTTGTGCGTCATAAATGGATAGCAATCAATGTTCTCGATGAATAGTGCTCTGTTGCCATGTTGATCGGCCAAATGTAAACTTTACTgtaataatttatgaaaaaatatgcaaataaggTTTCCATTCAATAAAATAAGCTCTACGGATTTGTTATGACAAAATCAAAATAGCAACCAATTTTCCTGTGGTTTTAAATATAAAGGAATAATTCTTTTGCGTAAAATGCGTAGAACAAAACGTTACGGGGCCACCCATGTCGAATCAGTCATGGTACAATAATATATTAAGTTCA from Pocillopora verrucosa isolate sample1 chromosome 10, ASM3666991v2, whole genome shotgun sequence includes the following:
- the LOC131791640 gene encoding LOW QUALITY PROTEIN: kinesin-like protein KIF28P (The sequence of the model RefSeq protein was modified relative to this genomic sequence to represent the inferred CDS: inserted 2 bases in 2 codons; deleted 4 bases in 3 codons), with amino-acid sequence MSDGEAENVKVAVRVRPFNKREKARNATLIVEMKGQTTYLTNPEEPGEEPKKFTFDYSYWSHDGFEEKPNGYLGATNPKYADQMKVYNDLGKGVLKNAWEGFNTSLFAYGQTGSGKSWSXVGYGTNKGIVPIFCEEIFKGIDEKKQGGDEAQFEVFFSMLEIYNEKVRDLLNPSTNKGGLRVRQHPSKGFYADGLKTVPVSEYKDIEMRMEEGTTNRTVAATNMNATSSRAHTIVGVKFVQKRKNEAGEETAKTSLINLVDLAGSERADSTGETGDRLKEGAAINQSLSSLGNVIAALVDKAAGKIYKYLFSNFTVPFRDSVLTKXLKNALVVANSKTMMVSAISPADINYDETLQPLRYADRAKQIKTSAKVNEDPTEKLIRELKEENDKLMEMLKKAQAGESVKISADDDDDDGEKEGLSEEEMAELRKQIEEEIKASMAQTEQETQDMNKSWDDRVAENKKDIKDKEAEKKERQSTPHLWNLNPDPQLTGMIVHMVKSGVVKVGNKKGDPPADIVLHGLNILKQHCEIKNEGSKKITIKTFGEAKVLVNGEPVDDDEEEELHHLDRVMFGTSHLYVFHHPAEAQSSSLKQADITYEMAQEEIAKNAGLDVDDQESKEAMLLREDLADLMPMVNEANAISQELDKKVSFEVSVVSAKARGLPEGRPEPYVVMRDLQTGVEYLWPKAKFINRKYVMDEMYENFEDGDDWQLEDEKDPFTESPDVESLIGCVAVPMQSLGYVLDMREQLSITDYKGKELGYLNVEVVPLNENGKEITEEDDIFIDDPSQLEGRKLVFVVRVQSAKGIPKRYTDVYCKYSMYLEADLKTEVKSGTRNPEFNYERTFSFERVPPKLIQFLKNKEVIIQLWGKQVVDKKPVNKTAKKGKDTKAIMRAETLKKNVSLTPAVVKGMADNATLKKQNKRLQDKMNHLRQLCDKKQSEGKSDIPISELRAIIGEMNSNTQTTAPHASAPATTGRAPAERRNESSACTIL